A single window of Sulfurihydrogenibium subterraneum DSM 15120 DNA harbors:
- a CDS encoding hydrogenase 4 subunit F, whose protein sequence is MKLLLLTYFVWAFISFVSPLRFVFLLQPIVSLLGFIIGVNLVSNIEKAGDRLFELNNLLFLDSLNGILILVILFISFFVSIYSIGYMRKEMEAGIPEKKINEFFFWMNLFIVVMLLLSLSNNFGILWIAIEGTTLATAFLISFYRNKEAVEAGWKYIMLCSIGIGFALFGIIVIYFASFSVVGEGLKALNWTEIYEVADKLDKRVLLIGFIFIVVGFGTKVGFSPLHFWLPDAHSQAPTPISALMSGVLLNCAFYSIVRVQAILNHQGGGSISDKFLLFFGLFTVIVSALFILRQTDYKRLLAYSSMEHMGIIAFAFGINTKMAVFAGLYHLINHAIVKTSIFMTVGSVLTTLHSKEIFSIKGLLKSMPYTSALLILTVFAITGTPPFSIFMSELYIILSAFKESYTLEVIILLTGLTVIFGGFIYHFLNMVMGESDKKYRESSILLLPVVVLVVVSVISSFYLPDKVITLINNAVEIVGAKQ, encoded by the coding sequence ATGAAACTGTTGCTTCTGACTTACTTTGTATGGGCTTTTATCTCTTTTGTTTCACCTTTACGGTTTGTTTTTCTGCTACAGCCGATAGTTTCCTTATTAGGATTTATAATAGGTGTTAATTTAGTTTCTAACATTGAAAAGGCTGGAGATAGATTATTTGAACTTAACAATCTTTTATTTTTAGATTCATTAAACGGAATTTTAATACTTGTTATTCTTTTTATCTCCTTTTTTGTTTCTATTTATTCTATTGGATATATGAGAAAAGAGATGGAAGCAGGAATCCCTGAGAAAAAGATAAATGAGTTTTTCTTTTGGATGAATCTATTTATAGTTGTAATGTTGTTGCTGTCTCTTTCTAACAACTTTGGCATTCTGTGGATTGCAATAGAAGGAACTACTCTGGCAACTGCTTTTCTTATAAGCTTTTATAGGAATAAAGAAGCTGTTGAGGCTGGCTGGAAGTATATTATGCTTTGTTCAATTGGTATAGGTTTTGCTCTTTTTGGAATAATAGTTATATACTTTGCTTCTTTTTCTGTTGTTGGAGAAGGTCTTAAAGCTTTAAACTGGACTGAAATTTATGAAGTTGCTGATAAACTTGATAAAAGGGTGCTTTTAATAGGTTTTATATTTATAGTTGTAGGTTTTGGAACAAAGGTTGGATTTTCGCCTTTACACTTTTGGCTTCCGGATGCTCACTCTCAGGCTCCTACACCTATTAGTGCTTTAATGTCTGGAGTATTACTTAACTGTGCTTTTTACTCAATAGTAAGGGTTCAAGCTATTTTAAATCATCAAGGTGGTGGTAGTATATCAGATAAATTTTTACTATTTTTTGGTCTTTTTACAGTTATTGTATCTGCTTTATTTATACTCAGACAAACCGATTACAAAAGACTTTTAGCCTACTCTTCTATGGAACATATGGGAATAATTGCGTTTGCTTTCGGGATAAACACAAAGATGGCTGTTTTTGCTGGTTTATACCATCTTATTAACCATGCCATTGTAAAAACATCTATATTTATGACTGTAGGAAGTGTTTTAACAACTTTACATTCAAAAGAGATTTTTAGTATAAAAGGCTTGTTAAAATCTATGCCTTACACATCAGCTCTCCTTATCCTTACAGTATTTGCTATAACTGGAACACCTCCTTTCAGTATTTTTATGTCAGAGCTTTACATAATTTTATCCGCTTTTAAAGAAAGTTATACATTAGAAGTTATAATTTTACTTACAGGTTTGACTGTAATATTTGGAGGTTTTATATACCATTTTCTAAATATGGTTATGGGAGAATCGGATAAAAAATACAGAGAAAGCTCAATACTTTTACTTCCTGTGGTTGTTTTAGTAGTAGTTTCTGTAATTTCTTCTTTTTATCTTCCTGATAAAGTTATAACACTTATAAACAACGCAGTAGAAATTGTAGGAGCAAAGCAATGA
- a CDS encoding respiratory chain complex I subunit 1 family protein: MKNIILGFLQVFIVVAISPFIKTFIHKIKCILRGQKGPSLFQAYKDLYKLFNKEVVISKDASFISRIAPYMVLISTLWAVTFLPVFSKYTLLSFSGDIIALVYILAFGIFFIALYGLDQGSAFGGLGSSREVTIAALAESSLMLIIFTFALQTGSTNIGEIFEKVHEIGLSSVPVSFAFALISLLLVSLAENARIPFDNPETHLELTMVHEAMILETSGRHLALFELSSYIKLAIYLTVASNLFFPIGFYKETSILLLALSIVIFLIKVLLFSIPVALIEMSIAKFRFFRVPEILTLAFILSLISLIVYHV, from the coding sequence ATGAAAAACATAATTTTAGGTTTTCTACAGGTTTTTATAGTCGTAGCTATTAGTCCTTTTATTAAAACATTTATACATAAAATAAAATGTATTTTAAGAGGTCAAAAGGGTCCTTCTTTGTTTCAAGCTTACAAAGATTTGTACAAACTTTTCAATAAAGAAGTGGTTATATCTAAAGATGCTTCTTTTATATCAAGAATTGCTCCTTATATGGTTTTAATTTCTACTTTATGGGCTGTAACATTTTTACCTGTATTTAGTAAATACACCCTTTTAAGTTTTTCTGGGGATATAATAGCTCTTGTTTATATTCTTGCCTTTGGAATTTTTTTCATAGCTCTTTACGGACTTGACCAAGGAAGTGCTTTTGGAGGATTAGGTTCTTCAAGGGAAGTGACAATTGCAGCTTTGGCAGAAAGTTCTCTTATGCTGATTATATTTACTTTTGCTCTCCAAACTGGTAGTACGAACATAGGAGAGATTTTTGAAAAAGTTCACGAAATAGGACTTTCTTCTGTTCCAGTTTCTTTTGCATTTGCTCTTATATCTCTTTTACTTGTATCATTGGCTGAAAATGCAAGAATACCTTTTGACAATCCTGAAACACATCTTGAACTTACAATGGTTCACGAAGCCATGATTTTAGAGACATCAGGAAGACATCTTGCTTTGTTTGAACTTTCTTCTTACATAAAGCTTGCCATTTATTTAACTGTCGCATCAAACTTGTTTTTTCCAATAGGCTTTTATAAAGAAACTTCAATCTTGTTATTAGCACTAAGTATAGTAATATTTCTAATAAAAGTATTACTTTTTTCAATTCCTGTTGCTCTTATTGAGATGAGTATTGCAAAGTTTAGATTTTTCAGAGTTCCAGAGATTCTTACACTTGCTTTTATTCTCTCTCTTATTTCTCTTATTGTTTATCATGTGTAG
- a CDS encoding hydrogenase, translating to MIRFFVEFFGAMSLFLAITQLSSNRLNLSVKIYQVQSLFLTLSIFSIGIATGEFELFLSSFLNLLIKVVLIPYFLFRILEKVKIDREVSMYLNITNSLLLSILIVIFSFYITNKIHISGEVIAHQIFPLSIGIILIGSFIMVVRKKAITQIIGFLTIENGILLAGTSLTKGMPMIVEIGVFFDVFIGVLMAGVLAFQIRTTVDSMDTSKLTSLKE from the coding sequence GTGATTAGGTTTTTTGTTGAATTCTTTGGTGCTATGTCACTTTTTCTGGCTATTACCCAGCTGTCAAGTAATAGGCTAAACCTGTCTGTTAAAATATACCAAGTTCAATCTTTGTTTTTGACTTTGAGTATTTTCTCAATAGGTATTGCGACAGGAGAGTTTGAACTTTTTCTATCTTCTTTTTTAAACCTTTTAATAAAGGTTGTTTTGATACCCTACTTCTTGTTTAGAATATTAGAAAAAGTAAAAATCGATAGAGAAGTTTCTATGTACCTAAATATTACCAACTCTCTTCTGCTTTCTATTTTAATTGTTATATTTTCATTTTACATAACAAACAAGATACATATATCCGGAGAAGTTATAGCACATCAGATATTCCCTTTATCTATAGGTATTATACTCATTGGCTCTTTTATTATGGTAGTTAGAAAGAAGGCTATAACCCAGATAATAGGTTTTCTGACTATAGAAAATGGAATACTCCTTGCTGGAACATCGTTAACAAAAGGTATGCCTATGATTGTAGAAATAGGGGTATTTTTTGACGTGTTTATAGGCGTCTTGATGGCTGGTGTTCTTGCATTTCAAATAAGGACTACTGTTGACAGTATGGATACTTCTAAATTAACTTCTTTGAAGGAGTGA
- a CDS encoding proton-conducting transporter membrane subunit codes for MESSVCGDGESFYYLLMLFLLPTIFSFKPRFSLTLQGVISFIWLIFSVLLILNNFSYEISYKTNIPFLEFSYRIDSLSLFFASTVLLLASVVSVYSLTYINEFKNKRLLVLLYNIFIASMLLVIFSSNIPTFLIFWEIMSVVSFFLVIFDYKVKENLEAGISYIFMTHLGTGFIILAFTILFLYSSHLDFKSFSNINLPENMKFLVFLFALIGFGTKAGIFPLHIWLPKAHPVAPSNVSALMSGVMIKIAVYMLIRFYFEFLNNYPDYFGYIVVFIGSLSAIYGILYAYVQTDIKKLLAFSSMENIGIILMALGLSMIFKANNVYLLAGVAFIATLYHILNHSVFKGLLFLGAGSILYKTHTKNIENLGGLIKYMPKTAVFILFGVMGITALPPFNGFVSEWLIYQSILFSSKLDNEFLSFTMPLFASILALTGAFALGSFVKMFGLSFLGLPRTENVKHASESEISMLFAMGVLATLVVILGIFPFTVIYLADEVLKSLLGGSVFNSILYENGLILIASDYDFGRISPVGIALAGVLTLIIVYLFTRIFGSGKITVYETWACGLTEDNLTTKAQYSGSGFSQPIRRILAFVYKVKESLNNVEQKQKYFFPKKKYTIEIVDRVEYIYSKVLDLITGFILKVRYYIQPGIIHVYIAYIVITLTVLLLIAVR; via the coding sequence TTGGAAAGTTCTGTTTGTGGAGATGGAGAGTCCTTTTATTACCTATTGATGCTATTTTTACTCCCAACCATATTTTCTTTCAAACCAAGATTTTCTTTGACCTTACAAGGAGTAATTTCTTTTATATGGCTTATTTTTTCTGTTTTACTGATACTAAATAATTTTTCTTATGAGATTTCATATAAAACAAATATTCCTTTTTTAGAGTTTAGCTATAGAATTGACAGTTTAAGCTTATTTTTTGCAAGTACTGTCCTTTTACTTGCTTCAGTGGTTTCTGTATATTCGTTAACATACATAAATGAGTTTAAAAATAAAAGGTTGTTGGTATTACTATATAATATTTTCATAGCATCTATGCTTCTAGTTATTTTTTCATCAAACATTCCAACGTTCCTTATTTTTTGGGAAATAATGTCTGTTGTCTCTTTCTTTTTAGTGATATTTGATTACAAAGTAAAAGAAAATCTTGAAGCTGGTATAAGCTATATTTTTATGACTCACCTTGGAACTGGTTTTATAATTTTAGCGTTTACGATTTTGTTTTTATATTCATCACATCTTGATTTTAAAAGCTTTTCAAATATAAATTTACCAGAAAATATGAAATTTTTAGTATTTTTATTTGCATTAATAGGCTTTGGAACAAAAGCTGGAATTTTTCCTCTCCATATATGGCTTCCAAAAGCTCATCCAGTTGCACCTTCTAACGTATCTGCTTTAATGTCTGGAGTTATGATAAAAATAGCGGTTTATATGCTTATAAGGTTTTACTTTGAGTTTTTAAACAATTATCCAGATTACTTTGGTTATATTGTTGTATTTATAGGTTCTTTGTCGGCAATCTACGGAATTTTGTATGCTTATGTACAGACAGATATTAAAAAACTTCTTGCTTTCTCTTCTATGGAAAATATAGGAATAATTCTTATGGCTTTGGGACTTTCTATGATATTTAAAGCTAACAACGTATATCTTTTAGCTGGTGTAGCGTTTATAGCCACTTTATACCATATATTAAATCACTCTGTATTTAAAGGATTACTGTTTCTTGGTGCTGGTAGCATCTTATACAAAACTCATACAAAAAATATAGAAAATCTTGGAGGATTGATAAAGTATATGCCTAAAACAGCTGTTTTTATTCTCTTTGGAGTTATGGGAATAACAGCACTACCTCCTTTTAATGGATTTGTAAGTGAATGGCTCATCTATCAATCTATTCTATTTAGTAGTAAGTTAGATAATGAGTTTTTATCTTTTACAATGCCACTTTTTGCTTCTATATTAGCTCTAACTGGAGCTTTTGCTCTTGGTAGTTTTGTAAAAATGTTTGGTTTATCATTTTTAGGTTTGCCAAGAACAGAAAATGTTAAACACGCTTCAGAATCAGAAATATCTATGTTGTTTGCTATGGGTGTTCTGGCAACATTGGTAGTTATTCTTGGTATTTTTCCTTTTACTGTTATTTATCTTGCGGATGAAGTATTGAAAAGTTTACTGGGTGGTTCTGTTTTTAATAGTATCCTTTATGAAAATGGACTTATTCTTATAGCCTCTGATTATGATTTTGGAAGAATATCTCCTGTAGGAATAGCGTTAGCAGGGGTGTTAACGCTTATCATTGTTTATCTATTTACAAGGATATTTGGTAGTGGAAAGATAACGGTTTATGAAACTTGGGCTTGTGGTCTTACAGAAGATAACCTTACAACAAAGGCACAGTACAGTGGGTCTGGATTTTCTCAGCCTATAAGAAGAATCCTTGCATTTGTGTATAAGGTTAAAGAATCGTTAAATAACGTTGAACAAAAGCAAAAGTACTTTTTCCCAAAAAAGAAATATACAATTGAGATTGTTGATAGAGTTGAATACATATATTCAAAGGTTTTAGATTTAATTACAGGATTTATCTTAAAGGTAAGATACTACATTCAGCCAGGAATTATTCACGTATATATAGCGTATATAGTGATAACTCTTACAGTTTTACTTTTGATAGCTGTGAGGTAA